In Microscilla marina ATCC 23134, a genomic segment contains:
- a CDS encoding O-methyltransferase: MGKNSYEVFNYRLRSGKSIERDIILSIIKQVITPSRLKTYRYIGLGSIFYTDFKLFHKELGIDDMISIEAVEYTEEIEENSEEFENRFQFNIPFKCIKLEMGATTDVIPRLTLGDKKSIVWLDYDGSLETYMFDDISEILKKVCNDSFFILTCNCSLPKYFHGQDSKEETQKKLNNFKQHFENLYPPEISQKDFTKLKRCELLRQMFHNKINQTLSNLNGVKLDTEKQVFQQLFYFRHQDKAPMLTFGGLLTSKQKLKKLDEEARFNFEFVSKCKNLTNIEPPIVTNREIDLMNKKLPASSQDDFLNDKDIRFIPKSVKEAYLKYYKYLPLYMETRGF, from the coding sequence ATGGGAAAAAATAGTTATGAGGTTTTTAATTATAGGTTACGCTCAGGGAAATCCATAGAACGCGATATTATTCTATCTATAATAAAGCAAGTAATTACACCTTCTCGCCTTAAAACTTATAGATATATAGGCTTGGGATCTATTTTTTACACAGATTTTAAACTATTCCATAAAGAGTTGGGTATAGATGACATGATAAGTATTGAAGCAGTAGAATATACTGAAGAAATCGAAGAGAATAGTGAAGAATTTGAAAATAGGTTTCAATTCAACATACCATTTAAATGCATAAAGCTTGAAATGGGAGCTACAACAGATGTTATACCTCGCCTAACACTGGGTGACAAAAAAAGTATTGTTTGGTTAGATTATGATGGCTCATTAGAAACTTACATGTTTGATGATATTTCTGAAATATTAAAGAAGGTTTGTAATGACAGTTTCTTTATTCTAACCTGTAATTGTTCATTACCTAAATATTTCCATGGACAAGATAGTAAGGAAGAAACACAGAAAAAGTTAAATAACTTCAAACAACACTTTGAAAACCTGTACCCTCCAGAAATAAGTCAAAAAGACTTCACAAAACTTAAGCGATGCGAACTATTAAGACAAATGTTTCATAATAAAATAAACCAAACCTTATCAAATCTAAACGGAGTAAAACTAGATACCGAAAAACAAGTATTTCAGCAACTATTTTACTTTCGTCATCAAGACAAAGCCCCTATGCTCACATTTGGCGGCCTTCTAACATCTAAACAAAAATTAAAGAAGCTAGATGAAGAGGCTAGATTTAATTTTGAATTTGTGAGTAAATGTAAAAACTTAACCAACATAGAACCACCAATAGTCACTAATAGAGAAATTGACTTAATGAATAAGAAACTTCCAGCTTCATCACAAGATGATTTTTTAAATGACAAAGACATTAGATTTATTCCTAAATCAGTAAAAGAAGCATATCTAAAGTATTACAAATACCTTCCTTTATATATGGAAACCAGAGGATTTTAA